TTCCATCCAGAATCAAGACCCGGCCCGCTAGACACCGGCTGGCTTTTTGATGAATTTATAAAAAAATTATAACCATGAAAGCTAATAAGATAAAAAAAGTTTTAGTCCTTGGGTCCGGCGCCTTAAAAATCGGCGAAGCCGGCGAATTTGACTATTCCGGGTCTCAAGGATTAAAAGCCTTAAAAGAAGAAGGGATAAAAACCGTTTTGGTTAATCCTAACATTGCCACGATTCAGACTTCCCCGCTAATCGCTGACGAGATATATTTCTTGCCGGTTACTCCTTACTTTGTCGAAAAAGTCATTATAAAAGAAAAGCCGGACGGGATATTGCTTTCCTTTGGAGGGCAAACAGCTTTGAACTGCGGTTTGGAACTCCATCACGCCGGAATTTTAAAAAAGCATAACGTAAAAGTTTTAGGCACGCCGATTGAAGCCATAGTTTTAACCGAAGACCGGCAAAAATTCGCTGACCATTTAAAATCCATCGGCGTTTCGGTCCCGGATTCGGGGTCAGCCACCAGTCTGGACCAGGCTAAAAAAATCGCCGGAAAAATCGGCTACCCGGTTATGATTCGGGCCGCTTACTCTTTAGGCGGACAAAAATCCGGCATAGCCTATAATGAAAAAGAGCTAAATGAAATCGTTTCCGCCGCCCTTTCGGTCTCCCCGCAGGTTTTAGTAGAAAAGTACTTGCATCACTTTAAAGAAATCGAATATGAAGTCGTGCGCGACGCCGAAGGCAACTCGGTTACGGTCTGCAACATGGAAAACATGGATCCTTTAGGCATCCATACCGGCGAATCCATAGTCGTCGCCCCTTCCCAGACTTTAACAAATGACGAATACCACGGGCTCCGGCAAATTTCCGTTGACATAGTTAGGAGCCTGGGGATTGTCGGCGAATGCAATGTCCAGTTTGCCTTAAATCCAAAGCCGAAAAATGGCCAGCTGGAATATTATGTCATTGAAGTTAATGCCCGGTTGTCCCGATCTTCAGCCTTGGCTTCCAAAGCCACCGGCTACCCTCTGGCTTACGTTGCCGCCAAATTAGCCCTTGGAAAAACTTTAAATAAAGTCCAAAACCAGGTAACTAAAATCACGCAATCGTTTTTTGAGCCAGCTTTGGATTATGTGGTCGTAAAAATCCCGCGCTGGGATTTAGAAAAATTTACCGGCGCCGAAGAAAAAATCGGCTCGGCTATGAAGTCGGTCGGCGAAGTAATGGCAATCGGCCGCTCGTTTGAAGAAGCTCTGCAAAAAGCCGTCCGGATGCTAGCGGGTAAAGCCCAGGGCATTACTTATAACGGTTTTACCGGCGAAATTAGCGACTTTAAAAAATTACTGGAAATCCCGACGCCAAAAAGATTATTTGATTTGGCCGAAGCCTTAAAGCGGGAAATGAGTATAGAAGATATTTATCAGATTACCGGCATTGACCCTTGGTTTTTATCCCGCTTAAAAAATATCGTGGAAATAGAAACGGATTTAGCGAGCGATAAAAAACTGGATCGTGAAAAACTGCTTCGCGCGAAGCAAGCCGGCTTATGCGACCGGCGGATTGGAAAAATCGTCGAAAAGACCCAGGATGAAATCCGGACTTTAAGAAAAAAACTCGGCATTTTGCCCTCGGTTTTCCAAATTGACACTTTGGCCGGCGAAGTCCCGGCTAAAACCAATTATTTATATCTTACTTATCATGGAGAGCATCATGACGTTAAGCCTTTAGGAAAAAAAGCGGTAATGGTTTTAGGCTCTGGCCCGTATCATATCGGCTCTTCGGTTGAATTCGACTGGTCCTGCGTCAATACGGCTTTGGCCTTAAAAAAATACAAAAAAAATTCCATAATCGTTAACTGCAACCCGGAAACGGTTTCGACTGATTACGACATGTCTGACCGGCTTTATTTTGAAGACTTGAATTTTGAAACCGTGGCCGATATTTATGATTTTGAAAAGTCGGGCGGCATAATAATCTCCGTCGGCGGCCAGAGGCCGAATAACCTGGCGAACGCCCTTCATGAACACCAGGTTCCAATTTTAGGCACTAGGGCCTCGGACATTGATCGGGCCGAAGATAGGAACAAGTTTTCCGCCCTCTGCGACGAACTAAATATCCCCCAGCCGGAGTGGAACAGCTTCACCTCGATTGAAGAAGCGAAAAGTTTTGCCGCTAAGGTAGGCTATCCGGTTCTCGTCCGGCCGTCTTACGTCTTATCCGGCAGTGCCATGAGCGTCTGTTTTGACGACGAAGAACTCGCGGCCTTTACCGAAAAAGCGCTCGGGATGTCGGACAAAAAATATTCTATCACCGTTTCCAAATTCATGGTGAACGCCAAGGAGATTGAATATGACGCCGTGGCCCAAAACGGAAAAGTCATAGTGTTCGCCATTGCCGAGCATCTGGAAAACGCCGGCGTCCATTCCGGCGACGCGACAATCGCCTACCCGACCCAGAAAGTTTTTTCTTCGACCGAAGAGGAAATAAAAAAGATTAGCCGCGAGCTGGCAATTGCCTTGCATATTACCGGCCCCTTTAATATCCAATTTTTAGTTAAAGACAACAAAGTTTTTGTCATTGAAATTAATCTGCGCGCGAGCCGCACCTTCCCTTTCCTTTCTAAAGCGACTGGCGTTAATTTCGCCCGCTTAATTGTTGATGCTTTTTATAAAAAATGCGCGCCGGTTTATTTAAAATATCCCGAACACGTCGTAGTTAAGTCTCCGCAATTTTCCTTTTCCCGGCTGACTGGAGCCGATCCGGTTTTAAAGGTGGAGATGTCCTCAACCGGCGAAGTGGCCTGTTTTGGCAAAGACTTAAGCGAAGCGCTTTATAAATCCATCATCGCCTCCACCTCGTTAGCGCCGGGAAAAAGCGCCCTTTTGACTTTAGGCGGACCGGTTAATAAGCGGAGGCTCCTAGAAGCCGTGAAACAGCTTAGTGATATGGATTATAAGCTTTACGCGACCAGCGGGACCTGCGGCTTCCTGAAAGAGCACGGAATTAAAAGCGAACTGGTCTATAAAATCCATGAAAAGAAAAACCCTACCGTAATTGATATGATTAGCGGAAAAAAAGCCGCCCTGGTAATAAATTTAAGCGAGCAAAACGGCTCGAAAATAAAAAAGGCCGGCGATCAGGCGACCGAAGGCTATTTAATCCGCCGGGCCGCGGTTGATTCGCACATCCCCTTGTTTACGGACTTACAGCTTGCCCGGTCGTTTATAAAAGCTTTAACTGAAAAAAAGTTAGAAGATTTGGAAATCAAGCCCTGGAAGGACTACATGCCTAAAGGCGTAAGCACGGAATTATAAGCAGAGCAAAAAGTAGCTTTATTTTCTTAATTTCATAATTCCATATTTTCAAAAGATATGTTCCATGTATTAAACGGCCAGCAATTTGCCGACAAAAAAATATTAAAAGACTTATTCGCGAAAGCCGCCAAACTGCAAAAACAAGATCAGACCGGCGACATCCCAAAGGATTGCCAGGGCAAAGTCGTAGCCACGCTTTTTTATGAGTCCTCAACCCGCACCCGGCTTTCTTTCGAGTCCGCCGCTTTTAAAATTGGCGCCAGCGTAATTTCTACCGCTAACGCCGCCGCGTCTTCGGCTTCGAAAGGCGAAAGTTTAACTGATACGATCAAGGTGGTTTCCGGTTTCTCCGACGCCATAGTGCTGCGGCACCCGGAAAACGGTTCGGCTGAATTAGCCGCGAGCGTGTCCACTGTCCCGATAATTAACGGCGGCGACGGCTATAACGAACACCCGACCCAGGCTTTATACGATTTGTACACCATGGAAAAAGAATTGGGGAAAATCGACGGCTTGAAAATCGCTTTTTTAGCCGATTTCCGCTATCAAAGAAATATCCATTCTTTAATTCCCATCTTCTGCCTATTTAAAAAAATTGAACTCTATTTCGTTTCCCCGCCCGAACTCCGCTTGCCAAACGAATATAAAGACCAGCTGGACCGGCAGGATATTAAATACCAGGAACTAGACAACTTGGACCAGGTGATTGGCAATTTGGATGTCCTTTACGTCACCCGGGTTTTTAAGGAAAGGTTCTCTGACCCAAATGAGTACGAACGGCTTAAAAGATCATTATACATCGACGTACCGCTTGTAAATCAGATGAAGGCTAAGTCCATCATACTGCACGTCATGCCGCGCATTTTCGAAATCGACCCGGAAGTGGATAAAGATTCCCGAGCCGCTTATTTTCGCCAGGCAATAAACGGCCTTTACGTTCGCATGGCCTTGCTCCACAAAGCGCTGACCGGCAAATAATAATTAATTTACAATTTACAATAAATTTTCAATAACCGATTCTAATAAATTAAAAACAATTGAAAATTGGTAATTGTTAATTTAAATAAATATGCCCCAAAAAATCTATTACGGAGAACAAACCAAGCTGGCCTTAAGTAATTTTAACGTCTCCCGGCAAAAAGCTTCCCTTTACTGGGTGAAAAAAATTGTTGAAGTAAAGAAGGCGGCCAATCAGGCCAATTTTGAACTGGGAAAAATTTCTAAAGGAAAGTACGCGCTGATTGACCAGGCGATAAAAAAAATCCAAACCGGAAAATACGACGACCAGTTCGTTACTCCGGCAATACAAGGCGGCGCCGGAACGTCGATTAACATGAACGTGAACGAAGTGATCGCCGGCTTGGCTAACGAACTTGCCGGGAAAAAAGACGCAATCCATTACTTAAACGACGTTAATCTTTCTCAATCCACTAATGACGTCCTCCCTACCGCCCTGAAGATGGCCATTTATGAATTGGCTGAAAATTGCATTGAATCTTTAAAAATTCTTGAAAAATCTTTGGCTAAAAAATCCCGGGAATTTTCGGACGTGATAAAAACCGGCCGGACGCACTTGCAAGACGCGGTCCCGATGACTTTGGGCCAGGAATTTGAAGCTTACCGGATGGTCGCCCTGCGCGGCATCGCCCGGCTGGAGCGGGTCCGAAAAGGCATGCTGGATTTGTCTATCGGCGGCACCGCCGTCGGCACCGGGATTAACGCCGGAAAAAAATATACCGCCCTGGTAATAAAAAACTTAAGGAAAAACACCGGCCTGCCGGTTAAAAGCGCTTCGGACTTAATTGACGCTACCCAGAATGTGGATTCTTTCGGCGATATTTCCGCGGGGATTAAAACAACGCTGGCGGCGATTACGAAAAACGCGAACGACCTAAGGCTTCTTGCCTCCGGCCCGACTTGCGGGCTCGGAGAAATAAAACTGCCCGAGCGCCAAAAAGGCTCGACCATCATGCCTGGCAAAGTTAATCCGGTCGTGCCCGAGCTTATTAACCAGATTGCTTTCCAGGTTTACGGCAACGACTTGGCGGTTACTATGGTAATTGAAGCCGGACAGCTGGAATTGAATGTTTTTATGTCGGTTCTCGCCCATAACTTAATCGAATCGCTTCGCTTTTTTTCCAAAGGGATTAAAATTCTTGCCCAAGACTGCATTGACGGAATTAAAGCCAATAAAGAAACTTGCGAACGCTACGCCCTGCGGAACACCACCCTATTAACCTCCCTTACCCCGGTTTTGGGTTATGATAAGGTGGCGCAGATAATTAAAAAAATCAATTCCGCGCCTGATTTAAGCATCCGGCAGGCTCTAACCCAGGAAAAAGTCGATAAAAAAATTATCGATGATTTACTAGACGTTAAAAAACTATTATCCAAAGTGAAAGCCTCGGCTAAAATTTAAGCCGTAAATAAATTATGAAATTCATCTACATCGCTTCTGACCACGCCGGAGTAGCCCTGAAAAAAGAACTGTCAGTCCTGCTTAAAAAAAAGAAATACCGGGTAAAAGACCTTGGCCCCTTTACCGCGGATTCGGTTGACTATCCGGATTTCGCAAAAATCGCGGCCAAAGCCGTCAAAGGCCAGCCTGGATCCAAAGGAATTTTAATCTGCGGAACCGGAATCGGCATGTCGATGGCCGCCAATAAGCTAAAAGGCGTCCGGGCGGCCTTATGCTACAGCCTGGAAACTGCCCGCTTAAGCCGGGAGCATAACGACGCCAATGTTTTATGCCTGGGCGCCCGGCTGACAGAAATGAAACTCGCCAAAAAAATCGTCAATACCTGGCTCGCAACCGAATTTGCCGATGGCGAGCGGCACGTCCGCAGAGTTAAAAAAATCGGATAAAAACCATAAAATATCATTTATGAAGGAAAGTATTAATGAGCTAAAAAAAAGGATCATTAAAACAGTTTACGCAAAAAAGGAAGGCCATATCCCGAGCGCTTTTTCTATTTTGGATATTTTATGGGTGCTTTATGACCGGGTACTAAGAATTGACCCAGCTAAACCGAACGACCCGGCCCGCGACCGCTTCATACTGTCCAAAGGCCACGCGTCAATCGGGCTTTTTTCCATCCTTGCCAACAAAGGATTTTTTGACTTTAAAGAATTTGAAAATTTTGCCGATTACGACAGTCCTTTAGGCGGCCATCCGGATTGCAACAAAGTTCCGGGAGTAGAAGCTTCTACCGGTTCGCTCGGGCACGGCATGCCGATTGCCGTCGGCGTTGCCTTGGGAGAAAAAATAAAAAAAACCGGAGTCAAAGTCTATACTATTATCGGCGACGGAGAATCAAATGAAGGGACAATTTGGGAAGCAGCGCTTTTAGCCGGGCATCATAAGCTTTCGAACCTCACCTGCATTGTTGATTATAACCATTCAACCGATCCGGCCATCAAAGTTCACGATTTTACCGAAAAATTCAAAGCCTTTGGGTGGGAAAGTTTTGAGGTGGACGGCCATGACCAGGAAGCGCTTTTCGAGGCTTTCATGAAAAATTCCGGCGGCAAGCCTAAAGCCATAATTGCCAACACCGTTAAAGGCCGGGGGATAAAAAAGATTGAAAGCGATATGCTTGCCTGGCACCATAAGCGGCCATCCGAAGAAGAGCTGGATGAATTTATAAAAGAATTAGATAGCTAGCAGCCCGGTCTAGGCCGTGATTACTAAAGACCATTCAAATAAATTTATGCGCAAACAATTTTTTACCACTATAGCCGAAGTGATAGAGAAAGATGAAAAAACAGTCTTGCTCCTTGGCGACATCAGCGTCAAAGGCTTTGTTGAAACTATAAAAAAATTTCCTGACCGCGCCTATAATATCGGGATTCTCGAGCAGGCGACGGTCGGGCTGGCCGCCGGCTTGGCCATGACCGGCTTTACTCCGATATTCCATACCATTGCCCCCTTTTTAATCGAGCGCACTTATGAACAGTTAAAACTCGATTTCGGCTACCAAGAGCTAGGGGGAAATTTTATCTCCATCGGCGGTTCATACGATTACGCCGCTCTGGGCTGTACTCACCACTGCCCGGCTGACGTCGGCATATTGAAACATATTCCGGGCATGGAAATTGTTTTACCCGGCACGGCGGAGGAATTCCACGGCCTATTTCTCCAGTCTTATGCCGATAAGCATCCCACTTATTTCCGGCTATCAGAAAAAAGCAATCCGGAAAGCTATCCGGTAAAATTTGGCCAGGCTCATATCATTAAGACTGGCACGAAGGCCACGGTGATTGCCGTCGGTCCCGCGCTTAAACCGGTCTTAGAAGGGACAAAAGATTTGGATGTCACAATTCTCTATTACACGACTGTCGCGCCTTTTGACAAAGACACGCTAAGAGATAATTCATCCTCCGGAAAAATTCTCATCTGCGAACCCTATTACCGGGGCGCGATATTGCCGGACGTAATGGAAACCATGAAAGGCAGAGCTGTCCAGGTAGAATCTGTTGGCGTACCGGTCGAGTTCTTAAACAAATACGGCCAGGCCGCGGAGCATGACGAGTGCGTTGGCCTAACCCCAAATAATATTAATGATGCATTAAAAAAGTTAATACCTCATACTCATAATAATCACATTATAGCTGATTAAAAAAACAATCATCTTAATCTTCTTCTTTCATTCAAATTCAGCCCTTTAAAATTCTTTTTTGAAGCAACCGGCCGCCCCAGTTCCTTTTCCAGCTCTTTTCGGGCGTTCCCGGCGATCCTGCCGCCCCGGTTGGCGTCGTACTTTAATTTCGGCACACCCCGTGAATCTTCGGTGCGATGGATTTCAGTAGTTGACCGTTCGCCGAGCATGGTAAAAATCAACTCAAAGTCATCCATGTGATCGCGCAAATTTTCCCGATCCAGTTTTTTTAATTTTTTATATTGCCCGGGTGTTAACCCGAAAGTAGCTTTGGAAATTTCCGCCGTCAAAATTTCATACTCGCCTTGTTCCTTAGCTCCCCGTTTTTGCCATTCGTCCGTCAACTCCTCCCTAATCGCGATCCCCCTCATCCGCTTCTCAATCCAATCATCAGAATAACCTTTCAACTTATAGAGCATTCTCGTTCTTTTTGACGCCAACTCCGGATTTTCAATTTCCTGCACTCTCTCATATCCGACCTTGGCCAGCCAGCGCTTGAACGGCTCGGCTTTGGGTGACGGGATAGATTGGATAATGCGGAATAGGGTTTCCGTATTAGCGCAGTCGGTCTCGCGCATTTTTTCGTCCGAGGCCTTCATTTTCAACCGTACGATTTTTTCGTACGCTTCACTAAAT
This genomic interval from Patescibacteria group bacterium contains the following:
- the carB gene encoding carbamoyl-phosphate synthase (glutamine-hydrolyzing) large subunit, with amino-acid sequence MKANKIKKVLVLGSGALKIGEAGEFDYSGSQGLKALKEEGIKTVLVNPNIATIQTSPLIADEIYFLPVTPYFVEKVIIKEKPDGILLSFGGQTALNCGLELHHAGILKKHNVKVLGTPIEAIVLTEDRQKFADHLKSIGVSVPDSGSATSLDQAKKIAGKIGYPVMIRAAYSLGGQKSGIAYNEKELNEIVSAALSVSPQVLVEKYLHHFKEIEYEVVRDAEGNSVTVCNMENMDPLGIHTGESIVVAPSQTLTNDEYHGLRQISVDIVRSLGIVGECNVQFALNPKPKNGQLEYYVIEVNARLSRSSALASKATGYPLAYVAAKLALGKTLNKVQNQVTKITQSFFEPALDYVVVKIPRWDLEKFTGAEEKIGSAMKSVGEVMAIGRSFEEALQKAVRMLAGKAQGITYNGFTGEISDFKKLLEIPTPKRLFDLAEALKREMSIEDIYQITGIDPWFLSRLKNIVEIETDLASDKKLDREKLLRAKQAGLCDRRIGKIVEKTQDEIRTLRKKLGILPSVFQIDTLAGEVPAKTNYLYLTYHGEHHDVKPLGKKAVMVLGSGPYHIGSSVEFDWSCVNTALALKKYKKNSIIVNCNPETVSTDYDMSDRLYFEDLNFETVADIYDFEKSGGIIISVGGQRPNNLANALHEHQVPILGTRASDIDRAEDRNKFSALCDELNIPQPEWNSFTSIEEAKSFAAKVGYPVLVRPSYVLSGSAMSVCFDDEELAAFTEKALGMSDKKYSITVSKFMVNAKEIEYDAVAQNGKVIVFAIAEHLENAGVHSGDATIAYPTQKVFSSTEEEIKKISRELAIALHITGPFNIQFLVKDNKVFVIEINLRASRTFPFLSKATGVNFARLIVDAFYKKCAPVYLKYPEHVVVKSPQFSFSRLTGADPVLKVEMSSTGEVACFGKDLSEALYKSIIASTSLAPGKSALLTLGGPVNKRRLLEAVKQLSDMDYKLYATSGTCGFLKEHGIKSELVYKIHEKKNPTVIDMISGKKAALVINLSEQNGSKIKKAGDQATEGYLIRRAAVDSHIPLFTDLQLARSFIKALTEKKLEDLEIKPWKDYMPKGVSTEL
- the pyrB gene encoding aspartate carbamoyltransferase — its product is MFHVLNGQQFADKKILKDLFAKAAKLQKQDQTGDIPKDCQGKVVATLFYESSTRTRLSFESAAFKIGASVISTANAAASSASKGESLTDTIKVVSGFSDAIVLRHPENGSAELAASVSTVPIINGGDGYNEHPTQALYDLYTMEKELGKIDGLKIAFLADFRYQRNIHSLIPIFCLFKKIELYFVSPPELRLPNEYKDQLDRQDIKYQELDNLDQVIGNLDVLYVTRVFKERFSDPNEYERLKRSLYIDVPLVNQMKAKSIILHVMPRIFEIDPEVDKDSRAAYFRQAINGLYVRMALLHKALTGK
- a CDS encoding aspartate ammonia-lyase, yielding MPQKIYYGEQTKLALSNFNVSRQKASLYWVKKIVEVKKAANQANFELGKISKGKYALIDQAIKKIQTGKYDDQFVTPAIQGGAGTSINMNVNEVIAGLANELAGKKDAIHYLNDVNLSQSTNDVLPTALKMAIYELAENCIESLKILEKSLAKKSREFSDVIKTGRTHLQDAVPMTLGQEFEAYRMVALRGIARLERVRKGMLDLSIGGTAVGTGINAGKKYTALVIKNLRKNTGLPVKSASDLIDATQNVDSFGDISAGIKTTLAAITKNANDLRLLASGPTCGLGEIKLPERQKGSTIMPGKVNPVVPELINQIAFQVYGNDLAVTMVIEAGQLELNVFMSVLAHNLIESLRFFSKGIKILAQDCIDGIKANKETCERYALRNTTLLTSLTPVLGYDKVAQIIKKINSAPDLSIRQALTQEKVDKKIIDDLLDVKKLLSKVKASAKI
- the rpiB gene encoding ribose 5-phosphate isomerase B; translated protein: MKFIYIASDHAGVALKKELSVLLKKKKYRVKDLGPFTADSVDYPDFAKIAAKAVKGQPGSKGILICGTGIGMSMAANKLKGVRAALCYSLETARLSREHNDANVLCLGARLTEMKLAKKIVNTWLATEFADGERHVRRVKKIG
- a CDS encoding transketolase: MKESINELKKRIIKTVYAKKEGHIPSAFSILDILWVLYDRVLRIDPAKPNDPARDRFILSKGHASIGLFSILANKGFFDFKEFENFADYDSPLGGHPDCNKVPGVEASTGSLGHGMPIAVGVALGEKIKKTGVKVYTIIGDGESNEGTIWEAALLAGHHKLSNLTCIVDYNHSTDPAIKVHDFTEKFKAFGWESFEVDGHDQEALFEAFMKNSGGKPKAIIANTVKGRGIKKIESDMLAWHHKRPSEEELDEFIKELDS
- a CDS encoding Bro-N domain-containing protein, which gives rise to MFMDKNEKIAIFKGKQVRRAIHNNEWWFSVIDAVEILTGSSIAKRYWSDLKVKLVKEGFSEAYEKIVRLKMKASDEKMRETDCANTETLFRIIQSIPSPKAEPFKRWLAKVGYERVQEIENPELASKRTRMLYKLKGYSDDWIEKRMRGIAIREELTDEWQKRGAKEQGEYEILTAEISKATFGLTPGQYKKLKKLDRENLRDHMDDFELIFTMLGERSTTEIHRTEDSRGVPKLKYDANRGGRIAGNARKELEKELGRPVASKKNFKGLNLNERRRLR